The Hymenobacter sp. 5317J-9 genome has a window encoding:
- a CDS encoding LysR family transcriptional regulator — MKTLLLPTKTYRLNGRLWFETEDGRFLGIGRLELLEHIAALGSISKAAQAMGMSYKRAWDLVSSMNAQASTPLVATQTGGTKGGGAIVTEAGQAAIAEFRALQERFQEFMAAETKRVQER, encoded by the coding sequence ATGAAAACGCTGCTGCTGCCCACCAAAACCTACCGTCTCAACGGCCGCCTGTGGTTCGAAACCGAAGACGGGCGCTTCCTTGGCATCGGGCGACTGGAGCTGCTGGAGCACATTGCCGCGCTGGGCTCCATCTCGAAGGCCGCACAGGCCATGGGCATGTCGTACAAGCGCGCCTGGGACCTGGTGAGCTCGATGAATGCACAAGCCAGCACCCCGCTGGTGGCCACCCAAACCGGTGGCACCAAGGGCGGCGGCGCTATTGTCACCGAAGCCGGCCAGGCGGCCATTGCCGAATTCCGGGCGCTGCAGGAGCGTTTTCAGGAATTCATGGCCGCCGAAACAAAGCGCGTGCAGGAGCGTTAG
- a CDS encoding TonB-dependent receptor, which produces MTHSITPAALRRFRFPLVWLALLGSATVARAQTTAPADTARKKLNLEEVVVSASRVEEGFLQSPVTVEKLSARALRLTPAPSFFDAIEHLKGVQVITPSLGFKVINARGFANTTNVRFAQLVDGIDNQAPHIGGPIGNVLGPSDLDIERVEVVPGTASALYGLNAINGLANFSTRNPFRSAGLSVQQKTGLNHLGDPATGTRAYSETSLRYARVLLADKLAFKVNGTLLRGYDWVARDATDLNPAGNANVGLLGADNPARDPVNSYGNESSDRSNFALLSSPDPQSTKTYQVARTGYDERDLVDYTLRTIKADAALHYRPKPGAELSYTYRVAGFDNVYQRSNRFRLQGYLLQQHAVQLITPVVQARAYLTQENTGRSYNLRSMGENLDRNFKPDDQWKRDFTAAWNAAVRAGQPVAQAQAAARAAADAGRYQPGTALFGQKLSELQDINNWDVGAALRVRAALAHAEAQVNLAEALRRGGHPFPTRLDLLAGADHRTYVVVPDGNYFINPNPGKDPLADNLTYSKTGGFVQAGGRLLADKLRLTATLRADKNDYFDVKFNPRFTAVYSPTQRQNFRLSYQTGYRFPSLFEGFSNVNSGQVKRIGGLRVMSDGVFENSYLRSSIDLFTKAVTDAANANASTTLTPAQKTQLAVQQNQNLLVKNPYTYLRPEHIRSLELGYKAALGPSGRLLADVDFYYNAYRDFIAQVEAYVPQTSSSAPLVSADLGTVATALNTRAGQARYRLWTNSQSQVYNYGGSLGLCYELPGGYLAGANTTYTRLDRSDTSDGLEDGFNTPRWAYNLSLANENAYRNVGFGLNYRWQQGYYSQTFLVNGEVAAYHTLDAQLSYAVPAPNLRVKLGASNVLNQYYVSYLGGPSVGGLYYLSVTYALL; this is translated from the coding sequence TTGACTCATTCCATTACCCCCGCAGCGCTTCGCCGCTTCCGTTTCCCGCTCGTTTGGCTGGCATTATTGGGCAGTGCGACGGTGGCCCGTGCCCAGACCACCGCCCCCGCTGATACCGCGCGCAAAAAGCTCAATCTGGAGGAGGTGGTGGTGTCGGCCTCGCGGGTCGAGGAAGGCTTTCTGCAGTCGCCGGTGACGGTGGAAAAGCTCAGCGCCCGGGCTTTGCGCCTCACGCCAGCCCCGTCGTTTTTCGACGCCATCGAGCACCTGAAGGGCGTGCAGGTCATCACGCCCAGCCTGGGTTTCAAGGTGATAAACGCCCGGGGCTTCGCTAACACCACCAACGTGCGCTTTGCCCAGCTCGTGGACGGCATCGACAACCAGGCGCCGCACATCGGCGGGCCCATCGGCAACGTGCTGGGGCCCAGCGACCTCGACATTGAACGCGTGGAAGTGGTACCGGGCACGGCCTCGGCCCTCTACGGCCTGAACGCCATCAACGGGCTGGCCAATTTCAGCACCCGCAACCCCTTCCGCTCCGCAGGGCTGAGCGTGCAGCAGAAAACCGGCCTCAACCACCTGGGCGACCCCGCCACCGGCACGCGGGCCTACTCGGAAACCAGCCTGCGCTACGCCCGGGTGCTGCTGGCCGATAAGCTCGCCTTTAAGGTGAACGGCACGCTGCTGCGGGGCTACGATTGGGTGGCCCGGGATGCCACTGACCTCAACCCGGCTGGCAACGCCAACGTGGGCCTGCTGGGCGCCGACAACCCGGCCCGCGACCCGGTGAACAGCTATGGCAACGAGTCGTCGGACCGCAGCAACTTCGCCCTGCTCAGCTCGCCCGACCCGCAAAGCACCAAAACCTACCAGGTGGCGCGCACCGGCTACGACGAGCGGGACCTGGTTGACTATACCCTGCGCACCATCAAGGCCGACGCGGCCCTGCACTACCGGCCAAAGCCCGGTGCCGAGCTGAGCTACACCTACCGCGTGGCCGGCTTCGATAACGTGTACCAGCGCTCGAACCGCTTCCGGCTGCAGGGCTACCTCTTGCAGCAGCACGCCGTGCAGCTCATCACGCCGGTGGTGCAGGCGCGGGCCTACCTCACCCAGGAAAACACCGGCCGCAGCTACAACCTGCGCTCGATGGGCGAGAACCTGGACCGCAACTTCAAGCCCGACGACCAGTGGAAGCGCGACTTCACCGCCGCCTGGAACGCCGCCGTGCGGGCCGGCCAGCCGGTGGCGCAGGCCCAGGCCGCGGCCCGCGCCGCTGCCGACGCCGGCCGCTACCAGCCCGGCACGGCCTTATTTGGGCAGAAATTGAGTGAGTTGCAGGATATCAACAACTGGGACGTGGGCGCGGCCCTGCGCGTGCGCGCCGCCCTGGCTCACGCCGAAGCCCAGGTGAACCTGGCCGAGGCCCTGCGTCGCGGCGGCCACCCCTTCCCCACCCGCCTCGACCTGCTGGCCGGCGCCGACCACCGCACCTACGTGGTGGTGCCCGACGGCAACTACTTCATCAATCCCAACCCCGGCAAAGACCCGCTCGCCGACAACCTCACCTATTCCAAAACCGGCGGCTTCGTGCAGGCCGGCGGCCGCTTGCTGGCCGACAAGCTGCGGCTAACGGCCACCCTGCGCGCCGACAAAAACGACTACTTCGACGTGAAATTCAACCCACGCTTTACGGCCGTTTATTCGCCCACACAGCGGCAGAATTTCCGGCTGAGCTACCAGACGGGTTATCGGTTTCCGAGCTTGTTTGAGGGGTTTTCGAACGTGAACAGCGGGCAGGTGAAACGCATTGGCGGGCTGCGGGTGATGTCGGACGGGGTGTTTGAAAACAGCTACCTGCGCAGCAGCATCGACTTGTTTACCAAAGCCGTGACCGACGCGGCCAACGCAAACGCCTCGACCACGCTCACGCCCGCCCAGAAAACGCAACTAGCCGTGCAGCAAAACCAAAATCTACTGGTAAAAAACCCCTACACCTACCTCCGGCCCGAGCACATTCGCTCGCTGGAGCTGGGCTATAAGGCCGCGCTGGGCCCTAGCGGCCGCCTGCTGGCCGACGTGGACTTTTACTATAATGCTTATCGCGACTTCATTGCCCAGGTAGAAGCCTACGTGCCCCAAACCAGCAGCAGCGCACCCCTCGTGAGCGCCGACCTCGGCACCGTGGCCACGGCCCTGAATACCCGCGCCGGGCAGGCTCGCTACCGCCTCTGGACCAATTCCCAGAGCCAGGTGTACAACTACGGCGGCTCGCTGGGCCTGTGCTACGAGTTGCCCGGCGGCTACCTGGCCGGCGCCAACACCACCTACACCCGCCTCGACCGCAGCGACACCAGCGACGGCCTCGAAGACGGTTTCAACACGCCGCGCTGGGCCTACAACCTGAGCCTGGCCAACGAAAACGCCTACCGCAACGTCGGCTTCGGCCTGAACTACCGCTGGCAACAAGGCTACTACTCGCAAACCTTTTTGGTGAACGGCGAAGTGGCCGCCTACCACACCCTCGACGCCCAGCTCAGCTACGCCGTGCCAGCGCCGAACTTGCGCGTCAAGCTCGGCGCCAGCAACGTGCTCAACCAGTACTACGTGTCGTATTTGGGTGGGCCCAGCGTGGGCGGGCTATACTATCTGTCGGTGACCTACGCGCTGCTGTAA